From a region of the Palaeococcus ferrophilus DSM 13482 genome:
- the cas4 gene encoding CRISPR-associated protein Cas4 codes for MDELIEFYASEALMCPRRVYYRLKGYPPRWPANVKVRLQQGIKVHKIFGEVLRRRYSYELEKHMVLKAPRLGFEIHGRIDAFREHPIEIKGKTSVPREPYDYHLAQLNIYMRWANAEWGYLYYIRLGNEDKRLQKADFSKFPLVEGVGIRAFEVPYDKKLFHETLREFYKIKKAYEKDKPPKGWDNFMCRFCPYRYLCYPEDYADGYF; via the coding sequence ATGGATGAACTCATTGAATTCTACGCGAGCGAGGCCCTCATGTGTCCCCGAAGGGTTTACTACCGCCTCAAGGGCTATCCGCCGAGGTGGCCAGCGAACGTCAAGGTTAGGCTCCAGCAGGGCATTAAGGTCCACAAAATCTTTGGCGAAGTCCTCAGGAGGCGCTACAGCTACGAGCTTGAGAAGCACATGGTCCTGAAGGCCCCGCGGCTCGGCTTTGAAATCCACGGAAGGATTGACGCTTTCAGGGAGCACCCCATCGAAATCAAGGGCAAGACGAGCGTCCCCAGAGAGCCCTACGACTACCATCTGGCCCAGCTCAACATCTACATGCGGTGGGCGAACGCGGAGTGGGGCTACCTCTACTACATCCGCCTCGGGAACGAGGATAAGAGGCTCCAGAAGGCGGACTTCTCGAAGTTTCCCCTGGTGGAGGGCGTCGGCATAAGGGCTTTCGAGGTGCCCTACGACAAGAAGCTCTTCCACGAGACTCTCCGAGAGTTCTACAAAATAAAGAAGGCCTACGAAAAGGATAAGCCCCCGAAGGGCTGGGACAACTTCATGTGCCGCTTCTGCCCCTACCGCTACCTTTGCTATCCGGAGGACTACGCCGACGGCTACTTTTAG
- a CDS encoding metallophosphoesterase — MRFVVVSDVHGNVGKAERLVERLMGEEFDALLIAGDITHFRGRESAEKVLNAFEELGKPMLAIMGNCDGRDVLDLLEERGISVHDRRVELGGVGIVGFGGSNITPFSTIWEFDDGAILESLSRNYRDGDVLLLHTPPYGTKADRIYSGRHVGSKGVRDFIKERQPPLVLCGHIHEARAVDSIGKTVVVNPGPLFRGYYATVELKGGKVSVSLERL; from the coding sequence GTGAGGTTCGTGGTGGTCAGCGACGTGCACGGCAACGTTGGGAAGGCGGAGAGGCTTGTTGAGCGTCTCATGGGCGAGGAGTTCGATGCCCTCCTGATAGCGGGGGACATAACCCACTTCAGGGGGCGCGAGAGCGCCGAGAAAGTCCTAAACGCGTTCGAGGAGCTTGGTAAACCGATGCTGGCGATAATGGGCAACTGCGACGGGAGGGACGTCCTTGACCTCCTCGAGGAGAGGGGGATAAGCGTTCACGATAGGCGCGTCGAACTTGGTGGAGTGGGGATAGTGGGCTTCGGGGGCTCCAACATAACCCCCTTCTCCACGATCTGGGAGTTCGACGATGGGGCGATACTCGAAAGCCTCTCGAGGAACTACAGAGACGGGGATGTTCTGCTCCTCCACACTCCCCCCTACGGCACCAAAGCGGACAGAATTTACTCCGGGAGGCACGTGGGGAGCAAAGGTGTCAGGGATTTCATCAAGGAGCGCCAGCCGCCGCTCGTTCTCTGCGGCCACATCCACGAGGCAAGGGCCGTGGACAGCATTGGAAAGACGGTCGTTGTGAACCCGGGCCCGCTGTTCAGGGGTTACTACGCCACCGTTGAGCTCAAAGGGGGGAAGGTGAGCGTCTCACTGGAGCGGCTTTGA